A segment of the Pieris brassicae chromosome 10, ilPieBrab1.1, whole genome shotgun sequence genome:
TAAGAGCTGGAGCCTGATGGACCGTAGGACGGATACAGAAGTAAGTATTTCTATAGATTCCCGCTTTTTCCGCCCTTGCCATTTTTGGTTATAATATCTActtacttgtaataaaaatagataatatacGCATTTCAACCCTTCATACTAAGAGTATACCATCACCTGGACTCGTAATTCATTTTGTATGTCTAATGTTACATGTCTTACTCCAATAACTATCTTAGTTTAATCTTAGGGTGTACTGCTTGACTGTAGTATTAAAGAGGGGATGTAAATATATGTGCGTGTTTGCATATCTAATGCTGACAACATTTAGCATTAATTTTGGATCAAGGTTAATAATGTTGTGGAGTGTTTTCAGGTTTTGCAAGAAATGGGTGTCAGTTTATTAGAACAAGATGATAGTGAAATACAATGTGAAACTATTAATACTAATGTAAGTTGTAACATACAGTTAAGGTAGATattaactcatttaataagtgtaaatatataaagtctacttaacatattaataatttattttattaattaagtcaTAGTAAGTAGTattctttggttaacatagcttatacatattgaaagaaaacatctttTTAACTAGAtcaaagctatttgtattattataaactaaagcATGCGAAACattggaaaaatttaaaattatgtaaataattataagtttataaaaatacaaatagctttaatccggttaaaaatttgttttctttcatagTAAGAAGTATCACAATTACTTAATGATTTGAATGGTTcaactattatttttcatatactaatgttgttttttttttcagactAAGAGTCTAAAGAGAAAACATGACATAGAGAATGTAAATCCAAATGTAAACTATGTGGCATCACCAAAGAGTTGTAATACTAAATATGCTAAGACAAAGCCTAGTCCCTGCCCCGGTACTTCAAAAATTAGCCCAAGGAGTTGTGAGAAAGGTAAACATTCTATGCAAAGATTGCACATCTTTGTTCACTTAATTTCTTTTACTATTCATGTAGATAAAAATGACCAAGAGGTCTATGTTATCTCACAGTATTCTAGCATTTGCAAGTCTTCAATCTTTGCTTATAAATGATAGACAACATTTGCTAAACTAACATAGGTCCTTGTCAATGACCTTAATTGTTATGTTAGCTTTTAAGTTTGGGTTTCTTATGGTCTTAAgactctattattattaattaagtagGCACAATAACAGgcagaataaaattttatatattataaatgtgtgTGGGGATTGacaaacattaattaacatttgatTAAAGCTTCTTTAACAGACCTACAAATTTTTCACTTTATCTTTTAAGTTCTTTTCAGCTCTCTGAAAGTGAGATATAAAGCCTGTTTCCGTTTAAGaggttttatgtaataattaaaattattatatgataatCATTGTCTATTCTATTCGTTGACAACATCTTCAACATTATTATCATTGCTAATATATATCCTTGCGCTTCATGCTTGCTGCACagtgattttatatttaaatccaATTTGGGTAGCTACAGTCACAAgtctttcttatttatatcCATCTGATTTCAATTGCCCCCTTAACAATCAAGTTGCCCCCTTGAGGGGGGAAGCACTGCTCTGGAGGGCGTATAAAACATGTCTACGCGTGTTAGACTAACCGCTCCAACCTTTCATATTGTAGTCCATATACATGTACGATTTTTTTAGCTCCTCTCCAAGAGATCCTAGAAACATCATTCACAGATGAATATCTGATTGAAGAAGAGACCCCATTAAATCAAATAGGAGCAGACTGCTATACTAAAGGAGGATACAGTGTAACCAGTACTGGAGGAAGAAAGCTTAACACTACATGTGAGTGGCAGAATGTTCTAGGTTTTGTTAAGTTAGAGCCGTGTTGGTGTAGTGGTTTTGGCCACTCATGCACGAGTTAGTTCGACCGGTTCCAATGGTCTCTCTAAGTGCGTAttaaacactcgctcgtacgtgaaggaaaacatcgtgtggaaaccggcatgctcgtcggcgtgtgtcaggcacagaaggctaatctacttgtatattaagaaatctgaggcccagacctagaaggttgtagcgccactgcttcttttttattgtacgagccaaggctttACATTTTGGACACTCAggcttagttttataagcgtagCGATTTCCGAAATCGTCGAGtaacgccccgagagtatagccagacgtagggaCTGTCTTTGACTGTGAAATTGCATTCATTCTTTACATagattaacatttcattatttcgctcatattctattgttatacgcgagtggttaatatagactcaaaaaaaatcttcttttatttaaagcacACTCAGGAaccatacaataattttatattcagttAATATTTGTGATAAGTTTATCtttgaataaatctaaaaactcTTTGGCGTCTGAATTGTGAATATTTCTctgttattttagtaatagGTGTTGAAGAAGAAGCGATAATATCCCGTCGATCACGAGGGGAGCCCCAAGGAGAAGATTCCTTTCGTTCCTTATCAGATGAAGTCATACTTAGTGTTTTCAAATGGCTTCCCAAGAGGACACTCGCTCACTGTATGATGGTTTGCAAACGGTAAGcatagtatatattatgttatacgAGTTCTatgattgatttaaataaatataaaatatacagttcggtagtttttaaattacatacgtgtttattaagaaacaaAGATACATAACTTTagtagaaagaaaaaaatatttgatgtaTAGAACAgtttagaatatattaattctatCGATTGCCCCGGGAAACAAAGTCATAAAGGCAAAATGTTATGGTAATTTTACGAGGATACTAcacaaataaatcaattaaaagcattatttttttctatttgagatttaaagtaaatagtaaagaaataagtaaatgtacattacagtaatttatctaattaGACTGAAGAGCAAACGATTGTTTcactatttaaacaaaataattaattacggACACAGTAAGCGTAACGACGCACATTTTGTGACGTGACGGATGTTTACGTAATATGTTATCGCGGTAAAATTATGACGTTTgtgtaacatatatataatattatcactcttttttgtttttaaactgtcgtattaacttttataattataattaaaaaaatagcctttattgGAGTACACATAGTTACACTAAGTTCATGTCAGATATGTTTTTACTAGTACTCGACctccgacggagtgaaggcctcctccaaattctttcATTTGTCCAATTCCTTGCGACTATTTTCCAATTTTTTCCCgctaacatttttatttcgtcATCCCAATTTTTTGGTGGGCATCCTCTGGGCATCTTAGTTCTTCCCACTGGCCCATTCCAATTAAGGGTCTTTTTGACCCATCTGCCATCATTTCcattttaccttttttgtatatattacaacgtattttatttttgtacggCTTCGTATCACAACCTTGTCTTTTAGTTTTAACTGAAGAATCAAGCGCTCCATAGCCCTTTGGTCTACTccaatcttatttattaacgcCTTATTAATCCACGTCATATGGATGTGACAGACATCGAAGTATGCATGTGTCCATgagtgttatttttatagctaagccaacttttataattatttggtaGAATCAcaatctaaactaaaactatatgtATGGTTGCTACGCTCTATTTTGGGaaagtaaaattaagtaaaacacctaacattgtaaacaaaataatttctgaaaaaaatttCCTTgtgtctataataaaataacttgcaAAAATACCGTTATTCGCCCAAGGAAGTCAAAAATGAGaagatattaaaacagttGTAATGGTGCTCTCAGTAGAACGGTTGAAATTAGATATTAGTAAAAATCACACATAGGGAGACATAAATAGCAATAATTATATCGAAAAAAGCCAGCTTCTGCATATTAGGCGTTGATATATCGATCATATCAGTTTCCTCGTCATTTAATAAAGGCTACATTCACCTTCAAGAAGCTTAGCGTGCTAAACAAGGCAAGACGGTATTTCGGGCCATCGCTTGAAACTGTTTAAAGCGCAAGTTCAGCCCCACATGGAGTcgtactgttctcacctctgggcttCCCAGTATCAGTTGCTTCCACTTGACAGTATTTAAGAAAGAGCAtcacgaccaatcactttccgtgcggcttgatcccttgactttacgtagagatgtggggtctctctgcatcttttaccgcatttaccacaGAGAGTTTTCAGAGTGGTAGCCTGGTGGATGACGTGTAACTAAGTTTCATCATTCCACAACTGTTAGCGCATAAGGCAGTGCCGCGTACCACCACaagtggaaccagctacccgttaatatatttctgaacAAAACTTCGACTTCGATATAGGGTAGGTTAAGAAAACAGCGtgccaatttttaaaaggccggctacGCTCCagccctctgacattgagtgtccatgggcgttTGTTGGGTTTAATATCAAATGAGCCATGCCCGTTTACCCctgttctaataaaaatacgttggaaccataaagtatttaaaactgCACAACAAAATGGCGACCTAATGTTTGTTGTCGTGGGACGACAATGTAACTTATTCTAATATgcaatgtatttttgtaaattattttacaaacccTTACACATATTCACACACCCAAAACCATgcttttgtattatattgctAGTATTGGTTACTTTAGTTTGGTCATACTATGTAATCTTTGTATATGTAAGGCTGGGGACCTGTAAACACAGGACTTCTAAAGTCCTATTGTTACTATAGGCACCAGCCTctcacaaatataataactgcAGCATATAAACGAGTAAAAtgccatatttatttatttcgttatcCTACatctcaaataaattatattatatatgacaaaattatactaaagatatagccaacGGTCGAATACGTAATATGTACGAAAAAGTTCAATAATTTACGAAAGTAAAGATCTGTGTGTGGTGTGAATGTGGTTGTTCGCGACGAAATgacatttttactattatatttaatctcatatttattagtaatccagctaacatacatattataaaaaaacactttgacaaagtacaaagccaaaacagattacattaataaacaatgtatatgaaacagaaaacattagGTACATTAATCAGAAAAAAGgttactacaaagttaacgataAAAGGGACTAAagctagacaggctacttctaattaatttgcgatatttgctTTAAGATAAGAGTTGTTTGaggatttgctattttaaaagagtaccgagagttttttacgccggctttttctctcggcctacatcctctgtcttctttgccgatgactAGGGATGTCTACCTTTTCAAAGTTattgacgtggaataagtgatacttgtatcttatgtgCTAAACAAAGGCTGCTTCTCTTCTTATTTCAGGTGGTATAGAGTAGCGTGCGATGAAACACTATGGCAAAGACTGGACCTAGGAAATAAGACGTTATCTAAGAACTCTATCGGCAGGATTTTAAGTCGAAAACCTGTTATTTTAAGACTGTCTAGCTCTGaggtattttattcattttgtcATTCTGTCTAATCCATCAAAATGTACAGACTTGGCTGATAcagtatataaaatgttttcaagtggaatatttaaaaacgctTATAATTCAGATCGGGACATGGCAACCAGAAACAGTGACCCCATCCCGACTTCAGTATTTGGATCTCAGTATGTGTTCAATTGATTGTGATACACTCGAATGTTTGTTGGAACACTGTCCGGCGTTGCGGAAGCTCAGTGTTGAGAACTTGAGTTTAAGTAGACGGGCCTTGGGTTTAATAGGTGAGTgaaaacatacaataaaacatataaaattggcATTACGTATGAATTAGAAATTTTTTAATGGTACTTAAGtgtgtaattgtattatttatttcatatacaagtaaataaataaaattatgatgatatagatagatataaagaaatataaaatattataaaacattttcataatttttttaacacgaGTTTATTTGAGTTACCATAGCGAGTGTCTCACCATtgctgtaattattattttttaaactatgtatattgtagagtattgtcttttgttaacatagcttttacacattgaaagaaaacacttttttaccggattgaagctatgtattattataaacttataattatttacgcaattttaaattttccgacgtttcgctaGCTTTAcagcgtggtcacggtgactgaagacaaaaggtgttgaatgtcaaaagtatcacagctgtagagaaagttgtattatctgtattaatTTCCCGGAGTTGATATTGATATCGATTCGAGTGCTacatacatagcttcaatttggtaaaaaaagtgttctttcaatgtaaattgtattcaaaAAGTACTGTTGGTTTAGTGCTTCTTACGACTATTATCGCTGAGGTCATGTGTTCGATCCACGGCTGTGGtttttctatgtgtgcattttaCACTCGCTCGTACTCTGAAGATAGACATTGTGAGGAAATCGTGAACACCATCttgtttattgaataaaagtaataaaaaaatgcatgcTATCTGTGGTCAAGACCCATTTAGagttgattattattttttactataatattatttcaggtAAATGTAGTTATATGGAAACGTTAAATTTAGCGATGTCTCAAGGAATAGATGAGGCTGGTCTTAGAGATATACTCAAAGGATGTACCAAGTGAGTAAAATACTTGTCTTTGAATgtaaagtagaaaaaaaactgtttccCATcggtgtttaaaaaaaatgaacgtTTTAGTAGGTACAATAACTTCGATTTTATTGACTAATTTATTTGCACGACGTTGGCATATAGTTGTGCGTTTAAGGAATTAcatattatgacactatctcgtcaatatattcttgaagccttgttgtatgtacaaaaaaacataaaagattttaaatagaataaaaatcaccatttaaaatatatggtgaCTTTCAGTATTATACTCCaaacagaactaatttaagcatacgaccaaccaggcttcagaagataaaccactccttatatggaaattgtattcgtttttacaacaaactcccaagctaATTTAgtgaattatcactaaataaatttaaagctcTCGTTAaccgtaaattaataaagccatttataaatttgacgaatatttaaatgattctaATACTTGGGATAGATTTGCTCcagtttaaacaatttgtatgactcaaaacttagcgattaaaaagagtggcggagagtttcttgtccgctctacgcccttgacttgcgaactggcagtaaatgtacatttaacatcaatttaacatcttttctgacgttcataagtgtacttagtTATCTGTATGAATAAAGGTATTTTCAGTTcgagttataattaatataattttcgaCACAtacatagaatatatattttagatacgTTTATAAGAAACatacttttgttttagtttacaATCGCTGAACATATCGTGGTGTAATTTAGCAGAGAGTACTCTCCAGGAACTGGTTGAGACGCTCCCGCAGAAGTTGCTGAGGCTGAATATCAGCGGTGCTAGGAAAATGACTGATGAAAGTATGTACTTGATAGTATAagcaaaactttatttatttattattattatatgaactAACATatagtacagataccggcaaacatcttgaacaaattgccttgcctgcgcagggcgagtgacgtgtcgatcgcgtgattggtaaatcagttgacgtttgtgtcccgcgctgtgtacgatgcgcaaacttttccccactcccttgtaattgttaatgctcaagaagtttgtcgggtataattttgaaaatattaaccatggtttaaaattaattggttAATTACCAATAACGATAAACCTCAAAAGGCTAGAAATATGCTCCCACTCCTCTGCAATGCCTCTTTTTAGCTCGCTGGTGCATTATGGAGCAGGTTGCAGTGATCTTACTCGTTTGTTTAAAACATCCCAGTTATCCTCAATTGGATTGAAGTCAAGACCTCTTCTCTTCTTTAAGAGGAGTAGAAGCTAGCTTGTAGATTGTTAGGAAGGGACTTTTGGCTGCCAATGTCAGGAGTTAACGCCCGGCCCATGGCTTCTTTTTGGAAACATTACAGCTAATTTAAAAGCAGTCCGAAACTCCACGTAGCAGAGTTTCAGACACAAGGGGACACAGCCTTGTATGACCCCAGCGTTCACAGGTTtaaccttgatgctccgatcggccagaaagctggagatccagtcgcataaaaTCTTGCTTCGAGAGAAGCGCTTTATGCCACACCAGATCGAAGGCTTtctccaaactaaccgctagcgttttccccttggactcaattgcctctgcccatctatgtgtaagATATAtaagaaggtcaccagctgaacgaccacgacgaaagatgtagtggtggccctctagatacctgagctggccattaataatggtttccattattttgaaGTACATTTAACCTCCTTGGGTTAAAGCTGTTGGTCGATAGTTGGATAGTTGTCCTCTCttggtttattttatagaccTTCATTATCAGCCATCAATTCCCGGAACTCTATTATATTAGATACTCATCATCTCTCTCACTCATCACTCACTTCTCTTTTCAGTGGTATCAGCTTTAGTGACGCGATGTCCCCGTCTTCTCGAATTGGATCTGTCGGATTGTTCTTCACTGGGAAAGGACGCGCTGACCGCACTGCTTCCGCTGTCGAGACTCGAGCATTTAGCACTAAGCCGATGTTACTTATTACCACCGCATGCGCTTACGTGAGTATCAgctttaaaagtataaaaatacgaCCAGAAATGTATGTATCTGTTTAGTGATAAGTTTTCTAAATGCAAATGTGTGGCTCATGTCATTGACTGTAAGGCATGGGGCCGTTCAAGCACtataggggggggggggggggggttgtCCTTTGATTTTCTCATTTGGTgtttacgtcaacagtaattttattcacatattaccaacacattgtctatgcttgtaaactaaatgcattttcgaggattcctacataaaaattaatacctTTATgtgctattatttttgagagctttgcttacttttgctgacaagagggggagatgcagtaaatctgcttacgtaatacttgaacagtCCCCATGTCCTTTCTACTTCACagtacgagcgaatgttaaataaggGATGTCCATTTCTATGGTCGTGTCCGCATTTTATATCGACTGCATCGATTATATTGCTTTTTCATGTATCTTTTTgtggttttaataaataaaaatattgggtTGCATCCGATACATCGGGATCGACGATATTTTAAATGCCGATACGATCCTGTTGATCCAGTCCAAATTGAATAAAGCACAGAAGTACAAAAATCTTAgcaaattattaacagttatttattttaattattactcttaattaactaaacctttaattttattcagcgtttgtgaatatttataaaaacattaaccaatcttgatatattttactttaattcaCTAAGCATTGGTATCGATATCAGCGATATTTCTATAAGAGTATCAGTATCAGAACAATGCTGCTTGAAAAGTACTTTAAtatgttaattgtatttacaGTAAGCTGAGTAGTATGTCATCCCTTCAGTATTTGGAGGTATGGGGGATGTTACCTTCGACATCTCTTAACGTGCTCAAAACCACTCTACCAGCTATACAAGTTAACAAATTCATGTTCAGGTAAGTCTTTATGGCAGGAGGGCAAATGACCACGCGGCTcactttaaataaagttataaccgccgcccatggacaccttCAAGGTCGGTGGCTAGGCGGTATGTTGCCAACCCTTTACGGTACGGCCTTTTCTTAAAACCCTAAGTCGTgtcggttcggaaatacctatgttaataaaaatagaatttttattaattttcttgtgAAATCAGTCGTTCAATCAGATATTTGTCATGGCCTAGCTctactatgtatatatatatttatttttcatataacgtatataatattgtacgAAAAATACGTCAATTAACTTCAAATCAAGAAGAGAAAAATCAAGCAGAGCCCCGGTAGAGATACAAAGTGTATCTTCTAATAGAAAACCACGCGATCCCAAAACTTCAGTGCCATAGAGTTTAAAAGAACTATCGAACTAGTCAGAAATGCCTCTTCTAcagcatttaccatggagtgttcagaagagttgttcggtctaatacttgctgctgagtttcattatcggacgtcaaggcaaaataccatccgtatcacctcgacatccgtcgttccacaactgagcgttttctaaggcagtttttgccacgcaccaccactatgtggaaccagctgcccactgcagtatttctgaaccaattcgacttagggtccttcaagaaaaaagcgttCTAATTCATGAAAGGCCGGcgacgcacttgcaagccttctggcaatgcgagtgaccatgggcggcggtatcacttaacattgggtttgcctcctattatattaaaaaagatgcCTATATCACTATTGAAAGTTCAATAGTACAAGGCTTATCACTGACTGTGCTCTAAAGGCCTAAAACATGGGCTTTTGCCACTTCCTTTTACTCCTTGGTAAAAGTAATTGTAGAAATACAGGggaataaaaaatctaacactggatagaattatttataaaattaaattatgaaatttacattttaaaattaattttcagcGCAATAGCACGACCCACAATTGGTACGAAACGTACATCTATATGGGGACTTCGTACGAGAGACTGAAATACCTAaccaaattaataatgtatactGTAGAAATGTTAATGTTTCAAACCCCCTTACAGAGTAGCCAGGCAGGTAAAAACTTTTCTACAatggggccgttcaagtattacgtaagcagatttaacCTTCCCCTCCCCTCCTCTCCTCTTGTCaccaaaagtaagcaaagctctctTGCAGGAATCCTCGagaatgcatttcgttttcaaacatagacaatgtgtaaaaatataaataataattactgttgacgtaataaGAAATCAAAGAACCTTCCCCCTAAATGTGTGCTTCCGTAATATTTGAACGGCCCCAATGTAAtagtttaatttgttaaagatTCACATCTTTATGACAGGGTAACAAACCAAACATTTATATCCGTTTCATATGTTTGCCAATCTTTAAAAACTAACagattgtaaattttataaatatttattgatttctcATTTAGATAGTATTGAGGGAAAGCTAAAATTCAtagacaaattatttgtcataTTTTGGTATGAGACTTCGGAgctttttgataatatttattttaaatgaaagcgCTGCAGAAAGTCAGTCAAAATAAcgatttataaaaacactaattactcttattatatattaagtactGATCTTTCTCATGAAGAGacaaagatttataaaaaagatggTTTGTCTCTGGATCTTAGCCTAAGAACGGAATCGTACGAGAGACTCGGAAGGTGAGTGTAAGACAGAGAaaggtatattttatcaattgtaTCGTTCCTATATTGCGGACTGTATTATTTTGGGATGGTCTGAACATTGTATATTcaaagatttatataataggtattttaagtatatttataagaaatggTTTTGGGTAGGTCCACAGATAACACAGCACTGCCATGTCAAACTATGAATTTGACAAATCAACTCAATGTTATTTTaagcttaaaaataaagtatttacgaatgtaatgagatttttttataaacttcgggtatttattaagttatggGTTATTTGACGTTTTTACGACTTTCACGTAGAACATTCTAAACTGAACATTGACAGAATCCAAtcctttattaaaaagatcatgaatattataaaggaTGGAATCGGTTTATACAGGACGTAATCTACGGAATGTTGTTAATAAGTTGCACCTTGGCAAATTCGAGTTTCGAGCAGCTCATGACCCCATCTAACCCCTAGTTTTTGATTCACGACTTTTTGGCCAGCCTGTATATTAAGTCATATTTGGTAccatatttcatatattttttgttattattaaacacattgtgccttttctttaattattaatttaaaatgaaatatctattaatataaaaaatgagtGTGTATGCTTTAAGGCGAAGCTAAAGAACCAAAATGATTTCATAAAAAGCATAGGTAACTTATTGCTCAAACACTGATAgattaaactaataatatttgaaataaataaaataagttcacTGAAGTTATTTTTCCCTGGACATGGAACTTGGGCCCTCCAAGTTATCACCTTTGTAGTTGCTATAAAATGCAGAATTCACACTACAAATTATACTGttttagtagatttttttgagttagttttgtttaaaataacaattattaatatttcaagtattgtaaattacatatccttcactaaaaatatattaattggcataactaaataaaaaaattaccttggTTGGactataatattgtaattactcAAAAGATACTTCAAATTACTAGAtagatttgaaaaaaaaagtgttaagATCTACTTTGGAATCAACACCAGCTCAATATGGAAGATGTGAGATATGGTGGGAGTTAGGATTGTACAACCAGAATGTTGcatttatcaataatattttcatgtttatatgttgtttgtaattttgttttaggctctattcattaatttaaaaaactatataccATAATAGcttgaaataaatagataGTAGAATATAAagtagataattaataaaaataatttattcactgATGTATCTATCAGCTCTTTACAAAACTTTACTATAGAATTgtcttaatattaagtttttgtataaattaatcaaataaagaGTTCATGATGTtgcattttcttttattcttattacCATGACACTCAGTCCCAGTACTTCTGCAAATGGAGCTTGAAATATTAAACCAAACAAAGTGTATAAGCCAATATTGAAGGTCATCTACTAGTACagagtttaaataaataaagattttaatgtacaaaacattttactaaatataatatgccGAACTATCAGAGTTACCCTTTaagtatacaatatttaagacCGTTAATAAAGCACTATGTTGTCTTACCTTTATAAAACATAGTGAATGTATAAtacctttaatatttaaaactaaaatatatcatcTTAGTTGGTGTAGCTTTGCATTCATAGATAATACTAAGAAAAtgataaaagtataaaataagtgttatGCAGTATAGTATTAACAATTAACCCTTTGATGACTAAACCACACAACCTTAGACAGAAAAgattttatcataataatagctatatattttagaaaacaaGAAACAAAAGAATGAAATTTTTAGTCTGgagaaaaaaaactgttattaCAAATTACTAATTTTACAATCCTAGAATCTTATTcgatcattaaatttattgtttaaatgtcCGTTTCGCCTTTTGTTCTGCTGCATCACTTGCCTCCACAAAGGTTCGTTTGAGTTTGTTTTTCCTACTCTCCTTGTACTTAGCTGATAC
Coding sequences within it:
- the LOC123715295 gene encoding S-phase kinase-associated protein 2; the encoded protein is MNASAVDEDCQTLSPTQEILSPRKRMRLENSARKSWSLMDRRTDTEVLQEMGVSLLEQDDSEIQCETINTNTKSLKRKHDIENVNPNVNYVASPKSCNTKYAKTKPSPCPGTSKISPRSCEKAPLQEILETSFTDEYLIEEETPLNQIGADCYTKGGYSVTSTGGRKLNTTLIGVEEEAIISRRSRGEPQGEDSFRSLSDEVILSVFKWLPKRTLAHCMMVCKRWYRVACDETLWQRLDLGNKTLSKNSIGRILSRKPVILRLSSSEIGTWQPETVTPSRLQYLDLSMCSIDCDTLECLLEHCPALRKLSVENLSLSRRALGLIGKCSYMETLNLAMSQGIDEAGLRDILKGCTNLQSLNISWCNLAESTLQELVETLPQKLLRLNISGARKMTDEMVSALVTRCPRLLELDLSDCSSLGKDALTALLPLSRLEHLALSRCYLLPPHALTKLSSMSSLQYLEVWGMLPSTSLNVLKTTLPAIQVNKFMFSAIARPTIGTKRTSIWGLRTRD